One Prunus dulcis chromosome 7, ALMONDv2, whole genome shotgun sequence DNA segment encodes these proteins:
- the LOC117633861 gene encoding pentatricopeptide repeat-containing protein At3g46790, chloroplastic-like: MYAKCKVVDDARQLFDKMQNRDLVTWTVMIGAFAECRNADESLVLFDWMIEEGVVPDKVAMVTIVNACAKLGAMHRARLVHYYICRNKFSLDVILGTAMIDMYAKCGCIDSAREIFDRMQVKNVITWSAMIAAYGYHGHGRKAFDIFHLMLNSGVSPNVITFVSLLYACSHSGLIEEGLRIFSLMWDEFAVRADIKHYTCMVDLLGRAGRLDEALELVESMAVEKDERLWGALLGACRIHGNIDLAEKAVNSLLELQPENAGHYVLLSNIYARAGRWKDVAKMRDLMSQRRLKKVPGLTWIEVDNKTYQFSTGDRTHPRSEKIYAMLESLGKKLELAGYVPDTNFVLHDVDEEVKLGMLYSHSEKLAIAFGLIATANGIPIRITKNLRVCGDCHTFTKFVSAITQRVIIVRDVNRFHHFREGTCSCGDYW; encoded by the coding sequence ATGTATGCAAAATGCAAGGTTGTAGACGATGCTCGCCAACTGTTTGATAAAATGCAGAACAGGGATCTTGTAACGTGGACGGTGATGATTGGTGCATTTGCTGAGTGCAGGAATGCTGATGAGtccttggttttgtttgattgGATGATAGAAGAAGGTGTTGTGCCGGATAAGGTTGCTATGGTGACTATTGTTAATGCTTGTGCAAAATTGGGTGCTATGCATAGGGCTAGACTTGTTCATTATTATATATGCAGGAATAAGTTTTCCTTGGATGTGATCTTAGGAACGGCAATGATTGACATGTATGCTAAGTGTGGGTGCATTGATTCCGCGAGGGAAATTTTTGATAGGATGCAAGTGAAGAATGTTATAACATGGAGTGCCATGATTGCAGCTTATGGTTATCATGGACATGGCCGAAAagcttttgatatttttcatttgatgTTAAATAGTGGAGTATCACCAAATGTGATCACATTTGTTTCACTACTGTATGCTTGTAGTCATTCAGGCTTGATTGAAGAGGGTCTTCGGATTTTCTCTTTGATGTGGGATGAATTTGCTGTCAGAGCAGACATCAAACACTATACTTGTATGGTCGATCTCTTGGGCCGTGCTGGGAGACTTGATGAGGCCTTAGAATTGGTAGAGAGTATGGCAGTTGAGAAAGATGAGAGACTCTGGGGCGCTTTGCTTGGGGCATGTAGAATCCATGGGAATATAGACCTAGCAGAAAAGGCAGTGAATTCGCTTCTTGAACTACAGCCCGAAAATGCAGGACATTATGTATTGCTTTCAAATATTTATGCAAGAGCAGGTAGGTGGAAAGATGTAGCAAAGATGAGAGATCTGATGAGCCAGAGGAGACTAAAGAAAGTACCTGGTTTGACATGGATTGAGGTGGATAATAAAACTTACCAATTTAGCACTGGAGATAGGACTCATCCGCGGTCAGAAAAGATTTATGCTATGCTCGAGAGTTTGGGTAAGAAGTTGGAGCTGGCTGGTTATGTTCCTGATACAAATTTTGTGCTACATGATGTTGATGAGGAAGTGAAGCTGGGTATGTTGTATTCACATAGTGAGAAGTTGGCAATTGCATTTGGCCTTATTGCCACTGCTAATGGAATTCCTATCAGAATTACAAAGAATCTGAGGGTTTGCGGTGACTGCCATACATTTACTAAGTTTGTATCAGCTATCACACAGAGGGTGATCATTGTCCGAGACGTAAACCGGTTTCACCACTTCAGGGAAGGGACCTGTTCATGTGGAGATTATTGGTAG
- the LOC117634759 gene encoding kinesin-like protein KIN-5C, producing the protein MSGRHDKEKGVNVQVLLRCRPFSDDELRSNAPQVITCNEYMREVAVSQNIAGKHIDRVFTFDKVFGPNAQQRDLYEQAVIPIVNEVLEGFNCTIFAYGQTGTGKTYTMEGECKRAKSGPKGELPPEAGVIPRAVQQIFDTLEGQNAEYSVKVTFLELYNEEITDLLAPEELSRVSLEEKQKKQLPLMEDGKGGVLVRGLEEEIVTSASEIFTLLERGSSKRRTAETLLNKQSSRSHSLFSITIHIKESTPEGEELIKCGKLNLVDLAGSENISRSGAREGRAREAGEINKSLLTLGRVINALVEHLGHIPYRDSKLTRLLRDSLGGRTKTCIIATVSPAVHCLEETLSTLDYAHRAKNIRNKPEVNQKMMKSTLIKDLYGEIERLKAEVYAAREKNGVYIPKERYYQEESERKSMADQIEHMGVMLETHQKQFEELQEKYNVQVRQCHDLSGKLDSTEKTLNHTTKLLSTADEELMKCQYALKERDFIISEQKKAESALAHQACMLQSDLEKALHDNASLFLKIGREDKLSADNRLVVNNYQADLAQQIGSLCQMVATSMSRQNEHLQCVENLCHSFLSAHVKAIMDMKHKLTSSRTLYLSHIEAVQNVVRLHKASSNAALEEISSLASSNANSVEEFLASDAGEAASIFEDLQSGLSTQQGEMVAFAKELKQRFHSSFKQTKDISEYSQGFLHKLLEESKRLEDHVAQTSDIKMNSIAEFQKAYEEQSKSDAEKLIADISSLVSIHICRQKEMVDSKLVGFRESAIADKSFMDGHVSSMEGIATDAKRKWMEFSMQAENDAKDGADYSAAKHCRMEVLLQKSVSTVDSALEHWKMTQESVNDMGNKHVSAMVSLIRNASDCNEQHDVEINSVRAAVEQDVAKNTEDVIQHVGCVHEQERESISEILENIKAHSNTLETFREDHSGQAASIEERARDTFQNQYADYEPSGSTPEKTEPEVPSKGTIESLRAMPMEALVEEFRENHSYESFDVKELKPSLIPRSPLTQLN; encoded by the exons ATGTCGGGTCGCCACGATAAGGAGAAGGGCGTCAACGTCCAGGTCCTCCTTCGTTGCAG GCCGTTTAGTGACGATGAGTTGCGGAGCAATGCCCCGCAGGTTATTACTTGCAATGAATACATGAGAGAAGTGGCTGTGTCCCAGAACATTGCAGGCAAGCATATCGATAGGGTTTTCACTTTCGATAAG gtttttggtCCCAATGCTCAGCAGAGGGATCTTTATGAGCAAGCTGTGATTCCGATAGTGAATGAAGTCCTAGAAGGCTTCAATTGTACCATTTTTGCTTACGGTCAAACTGGTACAGGAAAGACCTACACAATGGAGGGTGAATGCAAAAGGGCAAAG AGTGGGCCAAAGGGAGAATTGCCTCCCGAAGCTGGAGTTATTCCGAGGGCTGTCCAGCAGATTTTTGATACCCTTGAGGGCCAGAACGCAGAGTACAGTGTAAAAGTCACTTTCTTAGAGCTCTACAATGAAGAGATTACCGATCTGCTTGCTCCAGAGGAACTTTCCAGAGTTTCTTTGGAGGAGAAGCAGAAAAAGCAGTTGCCTCTCATGGAGGATGGGAAAGGTGGAGTACTTGTAAGAGGTTTAGAGGAGGAAATTGTGACGAGTGCTAGTGAGATTTTCACTCTACTCGAAAGAGGTTCTTCGAAGCGTCGCACTGCAGAAACTTTATTGAACAAGCAATCAAG TCGGTCACATTCTCTCTTTTCCATCACGATACACATTAAGGAATCAACCCCAGAAGGTGAAGAGTTGATCAAATGTGGAAAGTTGAATCTGGTTGATTTGGCAGGCTCCGAAAATATCTCTCGTTCGGGTGCTCGAGAG GGCCGTGCAAGGGAAGCCGGAGAAATCAACAAAAGTTTACTGACTTTAGGGCGAGTAATCAATGCTCTGGTGGAACATCTTGGACATATCCCTTACAG GGATAGCAAGCTAACACGATTACTTCGGGATTCACTTGGAGGAAGAACCAAGACGTGCATCATAGCTACAGTTTCGCCAGCTGTGCACTGTCTGGAGGAAACTTTGAGTACACTGGATTATGCACACAGGGcgaaaaatataagaaataaaCCTGAG GTAAATCAAAAAATGATGAAATCAACCCTTATCAAGGATCTTTATGGTGAAATTGAACGGCTTAAGGCAG AGGTTTATGCTGCACGTGAAAAGAATGGTGTCTATATCCCGAAGGAGCGCTACTATCAGGAGGAAAGTGAAAGGAAG TCCATGGCTGATCAGATTGAGCATATGGGGGTTATGCTAGAGACCCATCAGAAG CAATTTGAGGAGTTGCAGGAGAAATATAATGTCCAGGTTCGACAATGTCATGATTTGAGTGGCAAACTCGATTCAACTGAG AAAACTTTGAATCATACCACGAAGTTGCTTTCTACGGCTGATGAAGAATTGATGAAATGTCAATATGCTCTGAAAGAGAGGGATTTTATTATCTCTGAGCAGAAGAAAGCGG AAAGTGCCCTGGCTCATCAGGCATGCATGTTGCAATCTGATTTGGAGAAGGCACTTCATGATAATGCTTCCTTGTTCTTAAAAATTG GTAGAGAGGACAAGCTGAGTGCTGATAATAGGTTGGTAGTGAATAATTACCAGGCAGATCTTGCCCAACAAATTGGTTCTCTTTGCCAGATGGTGGCAACATCAATGTCTCGTCAGAATGAGCACCTTCAGTGTGTTGAGAACCTCTGTCATTCTTTTTTAAGTGCACACGTTAAG GCGATTATGGATATGAAGCACAAATTGACATCTTCAAGGACTTTGTATCTTTCTCATATTGAGGCAGTGCAGAACGTTGTGCGTTTGCACAAGGCGAGCTCTAATGCTGCTCTAGAGGAAATTTCATCTTTGGCTTCTTCTAATGCAAATTCTGTTGAAGAA TTTCTAGCTTCAGACGCTGGTGAAGCAGCTTCAATATTTGAGGATCTTCAGAGTGGTCTCTCAACACAGCAGGGTGAAATGGTAGCCTTTGCTAAGGAATTGAAACAG AGGTTCCATTCTAGTTTTAAGCAAACAAAGGACATTTCTGAGTACTCTCAAGGATTCCTACACAAGCTTTTGGAAGAATCAAAGAGGCTTGAAGATCATGTGGCACAGACGAGCGATattaaaatgaatagtattgctGAATTTCAGAAGGCTTATGAG GAGCAGTCGAAATCTGATGCTGAGAAGCTTATTGCTGATATCTCTAGCTTAGTCTCTATTCACATTTGTCGCCAAAAGGAGATG GTGGATTCCAAGCTTGTTGGTTTCAGAGAAAGTGCCATTGCAGACAAGTCTTTCATGGATGGTCATGTTTCCTCCATGGAGGGTATCGCCACagatgcaaaaagaaaatggatgGAATTTTCAATGCAAGCAGAGAATGACGCTAAGGATGGTGCTGATTATTCTGCTGCTAAGCATTGTCGCATGGAGGTTCTTTTACAGAAAAG tGTAAGTACTGTTGATTCAGCTTTGGAGCACTGGAAAATGACGCAGGAGTCTGTGAATGATATGGGAAATAAACATGTTTCAGCCATGGTGTCACTTATCAG GAATGCTTCTGATTGTAATGAGCAACATGATGTTGAGATCAATTCAGTGAGGGCTGCAGTTGAGCAAGATGTGGCAAAGAATACTGAGGATGTCATTCAGCATGTTGGtt GTGTGCATGAGCAGGAGCGTGAATCTATTTCTGaaatcttggagaatatcaaGGCTCATTCAAATACCCTTGAGACTTTTCGGGAGGATCACTCTGGCCAAGCTGCATCAATTGAAGAGAGGGCACGGGACACCTTCCAGAACCAGTATGCG GATTATGAACCTAGTGGATCTACACCCGAAAAGACTGAGCCAGAAGTTCCAAGCAAGGGCACAATTGAGTCACTTCGAGCCATGCCTATGGAAGCTCTTGTTGAGGAATTCCGGGAAAACCATTCATACGAATCATTCGATGTGAAGGAGTTGAAACCGTCACTTATACCCCGGTCACCGCTTACACAACTAAACTAG
- the LOC117635556 gene encoding uncharacterized protein LOC117635556, translating to MAEPKGRRVGGTETSWCRAVPGGTGITVLALHASKPPDVLNLQTALLKVQNSHPILNSRLHTNPKTNTLSFVPSPTPYVQIKSFSLSSTLEILETLYSSISNSSVSPFHLILEHELNQNPWQLKNTTCTTDQDMFFASIYALPSAMWVVALRLHVSACDRTTSVSLLREVVGLMGGGDEGREVNMEIGNKGEVNLGIEDLIPCGKGKKAMWARGMDMLSYSVNSLRLTNLKFTDTKSARVSQVVRLQMNEDDTERVLNGCKTRGIKLCAALVAAGLMAVDKYRPENQKKYGVVTLTDCRSNLHPALSHKHFGFYHSAILNTHTTKGGESLWKLANKTYKAFVSSKRNNKHFSDMADLNFLMCKAIDNPTLTSSSSLRTSFMSVFEDPVIDDSNDKQRELGLGLEEYMGCASVHGIGPSIAIFDTIRDGRLDCVCVYPAPLHSREQMQGLVDDMKAMLVGCDGNVEWKI from the exons ATGGCTGAGCCAAAAGGCCGACGGGTTGGCGGCACGGAGACCAGCTGGTGTCGCGCAGTGCCTGGCGGCACCGGCATCACGGTGCTAGCCCTTCATGCCTCGAAACCCCCGGATGTGCTCAATCTCCAAACTGCCCTCCTGAAAGTCCAAAACTCCCACCCCATCCTCAACTCAAGGCTCCATACAAACCCCAAAACAAACACACTCTCCTTTGTCCCATCCCCCACTCCCTATGTCCAAATCAAATCGTTCAGCCTCTCATCAACTTTGgaaatccttgaaaccctcTACAGCTCAATTAGCAACTCCTCAGTCTCTCCTTTTCACCTGATCCTTGAGCATGAGCTGAACCAAAACCCTTGGCAGCTGAAGAACACTACATGCACAACTGACCAAGACATGTTCTTCGCAAGCATCTATGCTCTGCCAAGCGCCATGTGGGTCGTGGCGCTGAGGCTTCATGTCTCAGCGTGTGACCGTACCACGTCGGTGTCTTTGCTGAGAGAGGTGGTGGGGTTGATGGGTGGTGGAGACGAAGGGAGAGAGGTGAATATGGAAATTGGGAACAAAGGGGAGgtcaatttgggaattgaggATCTTATTCCTTGTGGGAAGGGTAAGAAGGCTATGTGGGCACGTGGGATGGACATGCTTAGTTACTCTGTTAATTCCCTGAGGCTGactaatttgaaattcaccgacACCAAATCGGCTAGGGTTTCTCAGGTGGTGAGGCTGCAGATGAATGAAGATGACACTGAGAGGGTTCTCAat GGATGCAAGACAAGAGGGATTAAATTATGTGCAGCATTGGTGGCTGCTGGTTTGATGGCTGTGGATAAGTATCGTCCGGAAAATCAGAAGAAGTACGGTGTAGTGACACTCACTGATTGTCGATCCAATCTCCATCCAGCTCTTTCACATAAACATTTTG GATTTTACCACTCTGCCATCCTCAACACCCATACTACTAAAGGAGGAGAAAGTCTGTGGAAGCTGGCCAACAAAACCTACAAGGCCTTTGTAAGCTCTAAGAGGAACAACAAGCACTTCTCAGACATGGCTGACCTCAACTTCCTGATGTGCAAGGCCATCGACAACCCTACCTTGACCTCATCATCTTCCTTAAGAACATCGTTCATGTCAGTGTTTGAGGACCCAGTGATTGATGATTCAAACGACAAGCAGAGAGAGCTGGGCCTGGGGTTGGAGGAATACATGGGGTGTGCTTCAGTGCATGGCATTGGCCCATCCATTGCAATCTTCGACACCATCAGAGATGGACGGTTGGATTGTGTTTGCGTGTACCCAGCACCATTGCACTCGAGAGAGCAAATGCAAGGCTTGGTTGATGACATGAAGGCAATGCTTGTGGGTTGTGATGGCAATGTAGAATGGAAGATCTAA
- the LOC117635554 gene encoding uncharacterized protein LOC117635554: MADQPRGRAVGAMEDSWCHAVPGGTGITVLGFDISRAPDMLKYQTALHRLQNAHPILNSRLHTNTKTNTFSFVTSPTPFVQIKTFDLSSTLEILETLSNPSNNSVSPFHLILEHELNKNTWTKTTTTTSSSSGSTNDQDMFFGTIYTLPNAKWVAVMRLHVSACDHTTAETMLRELLGYLIGGTDDGEGRGIEKEIGSKGEVNSGIEDLVPSRIAKKPFWARGVDMLSYSLNSLRLTNLKFKDTKSARSSQVVRFQMNQEETQRILDGCKAKGIKLCGALVAAGLMAADKCSKLHQKKKYGVLTLIDCRPNFDPALSIHHFGNYHSVIPHIHTIKGGENLWELAKKTDTAFASSKDNDKHFTDLAALSFVMCKAIENPALTPSSSLRSSFMTVFEDTIIDDYNDMQRELGVDDYIGCASVHGIGPSIAIFDTIRNGRLDCVCVYPSPLHTREQMQELVDNMKKILVDLV; encoded by the exons ATGGCTGATCAGCCAAGAGGTCGAGCAGTTGGTGCCATGGAGGACAGCTGGTGCCACGCCGTGCCGGGCGGCACTGGCATAACGGTGCTGGGTTTTGATATCTCCCGCGCTCCGGATATGCTCAAATACCAAACTGCACTTCACAGGCTGCAAAATGCCCATCCAATCCTAAACTCCAGGCTCCATACCAACACCAAAACGAACACATTCTCCTTTGTCACATCCCCCACCCCTTTTGTCCAAATCAAAACATTCGACCTCTCATCAACTTTGgaaatccttgaaaccctaTCAAACCCAAGTAATAATTCAGTCTCTCCCTTCCACCTGATCCTTGAACATGAGCTAAACAAAAACACTTGGACTAAaactactactactacttcTTCATCAAGTGGTAGCACAAATGATCAAGACATGTTCTTTGGAACAATCTACACCCTCCCCAATGCCAAGTGGGTGGCCGTGATGAGGCTACACGTATCAGCTTGTGACCACACCACAGCTGAGACTATGCTGAGAGAGTTGCTGGGGTACTTGATTGGTGGTACTGATGATGGAGAGGGGAGAGGGATAGAGAAGGAAATTGGGAGTAAAGGGGAGGTCAATTCGGGAATTGAGGACCTTGTTCCTTCTAGGATTGCTAAGAAGCCTTTTTGGGCTCGCGGGGTGGACATGCTTAGTTACTCTCTCAATTCCCTGAGGCtcacaaatttgaaattcaaagacaccaagtcagctagATCTTCTCAGGTGGTAAGGTTTCAGATGAATCAAGAGGAAACTCAAAGGATTCTCGAT GGTTGCAAGGCTAAAGGGATTAAATTATGTGGAGCATTGGTAGCTGCTGGATTGATGGCTGCAGATAAGTGCTCTAAACttcatcaaaagaagaaatatggGGTACTAACACTCATTGATTGCCGccccaattttgatccagcTCTTTCAATTCACCATTTTG GAAATTATCACTCCGTCATCCCCCACATCCACACCATCAAAGGAGGTGAAAACCTGTGGGAGCTTGCCAAGAAAACCGACACGGCCTTTGCAAGCTCTAAGGACAACGACAAACACTTCACAGACTTGGCTGCCCTGAGCTTCGTGATGTGCAAGGCCATCGAAAACCCGGCGTTGACCCCATCTTCTTCCTTGCGATCATCATTCATGACAGTGTTTGAAGACACAATCATTGATGATTACAATGACATGCAACGAGAGCTGGGAGTAGATGACTACATCGGCTGCGCTTCGGTGCACGGCATCGGCCCTTCCATTGCGATTTTCGACACGATAAGGAATGGAAGGCTGGattgtgtttgtgtgtatCCATCGCCATTGCACACGAGAGAGCAAATGCAGGAGCTGGTTGATAACATGAAGAAAATTCTTGTGGATTTGGTATAG
- the LOC117635553 gene encoding uncharacterized protein LOC117635553, whose translation MSDWGHQNLNPEAMPEPKTRPVGGTEYSWCKAVPSGTGITVLALLLSKPPNFSILQTALHNLEYSHPVLRSKHLFDPTTNTFSFLTPPTPHLQIQPFDLPSTALILQNQSQPNIPAFHLILEHELNINTWRNPNPSSDADTDVLFASVYTISESRWALALRVHTSACDRAAAVALLRALLGEMKSTGRGGAERELKGNGEVSLGIEDLIPNGKANKPFWARGVDMLGYSLNSLRLSNLDFKDPSSARRSQVVKLQLNPHDSQRLLAGCKSREIKLSGALSAAGLIAVHASKHLPDHQWEKYAVVTLLDCRSILEPPLSSNNLGFYHSAIMNTHDINGGNTLWELAKRCYNAFANAKNSNKHFTDMSDLNFLMCKAIENPGLTPSSSMRTAFISVFEDPVIDDSSEVHQELGVEDYEGCASVHGVGPSIAIFDTIRDGALNCACVYPSPLHSREQMQDLMDRMKRILVDGCDDVESES comes from the exons ATGTCGGACTGGGGTCATCAAAACCTCAACCCAGAAGCAATGCCGGAGCCCAAGACCCGACCCGTGGGCGGAACCGAGTACAGCTGGTGCAAAGCCGTCCCCTCTGGCACCGGCATAACAGTCCTAGCCCTCCTCCTTTCCAAACCCCCAAACTTCTCAATTCTCCAAACTGCCCTCCACAACCTCGAATATTCCCATCCTGTCCTCCGCTCCAAACACCTCTTCGATCCCACCACAAACACCTTTTCCTTCCTCACACCCCCAACTCCCCACCTCCAAATCCAACCGTTCGATCTCCCATCGACGGCTCTAATTCTCCAAAACCAAAGCCAGCCCAACATCCCCGCGTTCCATCTAATCCTCGAGCACGAGCTCAATATTAACACGTGGCGCAATCCCAACCCTTCGTCGGACGCTGACACGGACGTGCTATTTGCGAGCGTGTACACTATAAGCGAGTCCCGGTGGGCCCTGGCGCTCCGCGTGCACACGTCAGCGTGCGACCGCGCTGCGGCCGTGGCGCTGCTGAGGGCGCTGTTGGGGGAGATGAAGTCGACGGGGCGAGGAGGGGCAGAGAGGGAATTAAAGGGAAATGGGGAGGTCAGTTTGGGAATTGAGGATTTGATCCCAAACGGGAAGGCGAACAAGCCGTTTTGGGCGCGTGGCGTGGACATGCTTGGGTACTCTTTGAATTCGCTGAGGCTGTCGAATCTGGATTTCAAAGACCCGAGCTCGGCGAGGCGTTCTCAGGTGGTGAAATTACAGTTAAACCCACATGACAGCCAGAGGCTTCTTGCT GGTTGCAAATCtagagaaataaaattatctGGAGCCTTGTCAGCTGCTGGATTGATTGCTGTGCATGCCTCTAAGCACCTCCCGGATCACCAATGGGAGAAATATGCTGTTGTAACTCTCCTTGACTGCCGCTCCATTCTTGAACCACCCCTCAGTTCCAATAATCTTG GGTTTTATCATTCTGCCATCATGAATACGCATGACATAAATGGAGGAAACACACTGTGGGAGCTGGCAAAGAGATGCTACAATGCCTTTGCAAATGCCAAGAACTCAAACAAGCATTTCACAGACATGTCAGACCTCAACTTCCTCATGTGCAAGGCTATCGAAAACCCTGGTTTGACCCCGTCATCGTCAATGAGAACTGCGTTTATCTCAGTGTTCGAGGACCCGGTGATTGATGATTCTAGTGAGGTGCACCAAGAGCTTGGGGTGGAGGACTACGAGGGCTGCGCTTCAGTCCATGGCGTTGGCCCCTCTATTGCCATTTTCGACACCATACGTGATGGAGCGTTGAATTGCGCATGTGTTTATCCGTCGCCATTGCATTCGAGGGAACAAATGCAGGACTTGATGGATCGTATGAAGAGAATTCTTGTAGATGGTTGTGATGATGTTGAGAGTGAGAGCTAG
- the LOC117635557 gene encoding auxin-responsive protein SAUR23 codes for MLGKKMVSFKKLAKKVKVMGGANEPSHHECLLRESAAAEQGGSPSTKPPTGFLALYVGEERQRFLVRTSFLSHPLFKMLLEKAYNEYGFEQRNGLVVPCSVSAFEEVVNAVECSNGKFDFGELVEEFIS; via the coding sequence ATGCTGGGAAAGAAGATGGTAAGCTTCAAAAAACTAGCCAAGAAAGTGAAGGTTATGGGTGGTGCTAATGAGCCATCACACCATGAATGTTTGCTAAGAGAGTCAGCAGCAGCAGAGCAAGGAGGGTCTCCTTCAACCAAACCCCCAACTGGGTTTTTGGCCTTGTATGTTGGAGAAGAGCGCCAGAGGTTTCTGGTGAGGACAAGCTTTCTGTCTCATCCACTCTTCAAGATGCTGTTGGAGAAGGCTTACAATGAGTATGGATTTGAGCAAAGAAATGGACTTGTGGTTCCCTGCAGTGTGTCTGCTTTTGAGGAGGTTGTGAATGCTGTGGAATGCAGCAATGGGAAGTTtgattttggagagcttgTTGAGGAGTTTATTTCCTGA
- the LOC117635558 gene encoding probable small nuclear ribonucleoprotein G, translating into MSRSGQPPDLKKYMDKKLQIKLNANRMVIGTLRGFDQFMNLVVDNTVEVNGNEKNDIGMVVIRGNSVVTVEALEPVAKNMQ; encoded by the exons ATGAGCAGGTCAGGTCAGCCTCCGGATCTCAAAAA GTACATGGACAAGAAGCTTCAAA TCAAGCTGAATGCAAATCGGATGGTTATTGGAACACTTCGTGGTTTTGACCAGTTCATGAATCTAGTGGTTGACAACACCGTAGAAGTGAATGGCAATGAAAAGAATGATATAGGCATGGTG GTGATCCGGGGAAATAGTGTGGTTACCGTTGAAGCACTTGAGCCAGTGGCAAAAAATATGCAGTGA
- the LOC117634322 gene encoding rho GTPase-activating protein 5-like: MTEVLQSPSHFPSPSSSSTPCAPPTPNDGPYPHALINSPTIEDSLQGYLGSEEEEEEEEEEEEEGEEEEEEERKRKERDREGDQLSLLTLLVTAFRRSLIGGCSNTTSTDTGRGKLSSMEIGWPSNVRHVAHVTFDRFNGFLGLPSELEPEVPRRAPSASANVFGVSTESMQLSFDARGNSVPTILILMQRHLYAQGGLQAEGIFRINAENSQEEYVRDQLNRGVIPEGIDVHCLAGLIKAWFRELPTGVLDSLTPEQVMQSQSEEECAQLVRLLPPTEAALLDWAVNLMADVAQMEHFNKMNARNIAMVFAPNMTQMVDPLTALMYAVQVMNFLKTLIVKTLREREESMVETAPVPHLEPTDEDGHQSTFQPYLKEAKKEANKENEEENVFVGEEPDLESPAHSAQDDSTSGTGSQTFLSSIKNIIPGGNWFLADNCPCEVVSQVNSLTNGLQEDGSTGAGREAQPNIWKSKTGQSSGSNLKKGSKKVNEQLMIQTAGPADKSKRTGILSRINSRTELAEGWR, from the exons ATGACTGAGGTGCTCCAATCCCCATCTCACTTCCCTTCACCCTCAAGCTCTTCCACACCATGTGCTCCACCTACACCCAATGATGGGCCATACCCACATGCCCTTATTAACAGTCCCACAATAGAAGACAGTCTCCAAGGGTATTTGGGCTccgaggaagaggaagaggaagaggaagaggaagaggaagaaggagaggaggaagaagaagaagaaaggaaaaggaaagaaagggaCAGAGAAGGAGATCAGCTTTCGCTCTTGACACTTTTGGTGACTGCTTTCAGGAGGTCTTTGATTGGGGGTTGTAGTAATACTACTAGCACTGATACTGGTAGAGGAAAGCTGTCTTCTATGGAGATTGGTTGGCCTTCAAATGTCAGGCATGTTGCCCATGTCACCTTTGATCGCTTCAATGGCTTTCTTGGTTTGCCTTCTGAGCTTGAACCCGAGGTTCCCAGGAGGGCTCCAAGTGCTAG TGCAAATGTTTTTGGGGTTTCAACGGAGTCTATGCAGCTTTCATTTGATGCCAGAGGAAACAGTGTCCCAACAATACTCATTTTGATGCAGAGACATTTGTATGCACAAGGTGGTCTTCAG GCAGAAGGAATCTTCAGAATTAATGCCGAGAACAGTCAGGAGGAGTACGTTAGGGACCAATTGAATAGGGGAGTAATACCAGAGGGCATTGACGTGCACTGTTTGGCTGGTCTTATTAAG GCTTGGTTTAGAGAACTACCAACTGGTGTGTTGGACTCTCTCACGCCAGAGCAGGTAATGCAGTCCCAGTCGGAAGAGGAGTGTGCTCAACTTGTTAGGCTCCTCCCCCCAACAGAAGCCGCACTATTGGATTGGGCAGTAAATCTAATGGCTGATGTTGCACAAATGGAACACTTCAACAAGATGAATGCCCGCAATATTGCCATGGTGTTTGCACCAAACATGACTCAA ATGGTAGATCCTTTGACTGCATTGATGTATGCTGTCCAAGTGATGAATTTCCTCAAGACTCTTATTGTCAAGACActaagagaaagagaagagtcTATGGTAGAAACAGCCCCTGTCCCCCACCTAGAGCCTACTGATGAGGATGGGCACCAAAGTACTTTTCAACCATATCTCAAAGAGGCCAAGAAGGAGGCTAACAAGGAAAATGAAGAGGAGAACGTATTTGTTGGTGAAGAACCCGATTTAGAAAGCCCGGCTCATTCTGCACAAGATGACTCCACAAGTGGAACTGGATCTCAAACTTTCCTATCTTCTATCAAGAATATCATTCCTGGAGGAAATTGGTTTCTGGCTGATAATTGTCCATGTGAGGTTGTATCCCAAGTTAACTCTTTGACAAATGGGCTCCAAGAAGATGGTTCAACAGGTGCAGGTAGAGAGGCTCAACCAAACATTTGGAAGAGCAAAACAGGTCAATCAAGCGGTTCGAATCTGAAGAAGGGATCCAAGAAGGTTAACGAGCAGCTAATGATTCAGACTGCTGGGCCTGCAGACAAGAGCAAGAGAACTGGAATTCTTAGCCGCATTAATTCGAGGACAGAGCTGGCTGAAGGTTGGCGTTGA